A stretch of the uncultured Desulfobacter sp. genome encodes the following:
- a CDS encoding NADAR family protein yields the protein MEPTIYFKSRSRRYSEFSNFYQYSFELDGKEWKSVEHYYQAQKFAGTELEGIIWDLKRPVKTKQWANKNSDRIRKDWDNVKFNIMKKALIAKFTQNAWLGRLLMSTKAAELVHLSATDKYWGGSREGSGDNRLGYLLMDLRRELSTGSVSNNG from the coding sequence ATGGAACCGACAATCTATTTTAAATCCAGGAGCCGCAGATATTCTGAATTTTCAAATTTTTACCAATATTCATTTGAATTAGACGGCAAAGAATGGAAAAGCGTTGAGCATTATTATCAGGCACAGAAATTTGCCGGAACCGAATTAGAAGGAATTATCTGGGATCTTAAACGCCCCGTTAAAACCAAACAATGGGCAAATAAAAATTCAGATCGTATTCGAAAAGATTGGGATAATGTTAAATTTAATATCATGAAGAAAGCTCTAATTGCAAAGTTCACCCAAAATGCATGGTTAGGTCGCTTGCTGATGTCAACCAAAGCGGCAGAACTGGTTCACCTGTCCGCAACCGACAAATATTGGGGCGGTTCCAGAGAAGGCTCTGGAGACAACAGGCTTGGATATCTGCTAATGGACCTTCGCCGGGAGTTAAGCACCGGTTCTGTTTCGAATAATGGTTGA
- the uvrA gene encoding excinuclease ABC subunit UvrA, producing MKKNSAAAVTQTADNYDAATLTPLHPIEDDSRSKELDRIIVRGAKEHNLKNIDVEIPKKKLVVVTGVSGSGKSSLAFDTIFAEGQRRYVESLSSYARQFIGQMEKPRYETIRGLSPTIAIEQKAASKNPRSTVGTITEIYDYLRVLFARVGTQYCYKCGKKVGRGHAQAMVSQIMDLPDGSKILILAPIVENRKGEHRERLEELKKEGYARVRVDGVVQDLENVQTLARNKKHHIEVVIDRLVVKSDGVFEKRLTDSVEAALKLGAGQLIVHMVGREDLKMSEARSCCGIAYPELTPQIFSFNSPLGMCPDCNGIGTLLAIDPDKVVPDPNLSIREGAVVPWKNYFIKSPRFNNENSWGKGQLLAMEEQWGIDFDIPWKKLPKKHRDMLLYGSGNKQMTVNWNSSKIQGSFSRTHEGLIHTLMRRYRNTQSEHQKKYYTNFMTAAVCPTCKGRRLRDEILHVRINEKSIIDVTEMTVKAAYHFISSLELTGSKRLIAAELLKEIRDRLGFLVNVGLDYLSLDRSGPTLSGGESQRIRLASQVGSELTGVLYILDEPSIGLHQRDNIKLLSTLKHLRDIGNTLLIVEHDQETMEASDWIVDIGPGAGHLGGEIVAQGTPEQIRKNPVSLTGQFLSGRETISVPENRRTPKSMGNKWLTIHGACENNLADITAKIPVGLLTAVTGVSGAGKSTLINQILYPALAVKLHKSQMSVGKHKKITGLSHINKVINIDQKPIGRTPRSNPATYTKLFDPIRDLFAMLPESQSRGYKKGRYSFNVKGGRCEACHGDGYIKVEMHFLADVFVPCDVCHGKRFNKSTLEIKYKDHSIADILDLSVVQARELFDAHPKITRILDTLVDVGLSYIKLGQAATTLSGGEAQRIKLARELARKDTGDTLYILDEPTTGLHFQDIRMLLQVLQRLTHAGNTVVIIEHNLDVIKTADWIMDIGPEGGSGGGRIVAAGPPEEVTKNSSSYTGQYLISILKPGNYNPA from the coding sequence ATGAAAAAAAATAGTGCTGCCGCTGTAACCCAGACAGCTGATAATTATGATGCTGCTACCCTGACACCCCTGCACCCCATTGAAGATGATTCACGGTCCAAAGAGCTGGACCGGATCATTGTCCGGGGCGCCAAGGAACATAATCTTAAAAATATTGATGTAGAGATCCCCAAAAAAAAGCTGGTGGTGGTGACGGGGGTCTCCGGGTCAGGCAAGTCCAGCCTGGCTTTTGATACTATTTTCGCCGAAGGCCAACGCCGGTATGTGGAGTCCTTGTCCTCCTATGCCCGTCAGTTCATCGGACAGATGGAAAAACCGCGCTACGAGACCATCCGGGGTCTCTCCCCCACCATTGCTATTGAACAGAAGGCCGCCTCCAAAAACCCACGGTCCACCGTGGGGACCATCACAGAAATTTACGACTACCTGCGGGTGCTTTTTGCCCGGGTGGGAACCCAATACTGTTATAAATGCGGGAAAAAGGTGGGCCGGGGACATGCCCAGGCCATGGTCTCCCAGATTATGGATCTGCCTGACGGGTCTAAGATCCTGATTCTGGCACCCATTGTGGAAAACCGCAAAGGGGAACACCGGGAGCGCCTTGAAGAGCTCAAAAAAGAGGGCTATGCAAGGGTTCGGGTGGACGGGGTGGTTCAGGATCTTGAAAATGTTCAAACCTTGGCCCGCAACAAAAAACACCACATTGAGGTGGTCATTGACCGGCTAGTGGTAAAATCCGACGGTGTGTTTGAAAAACGGCTCACAGATTCGGTGGAAGCTGCCCTTAAGCTAGGCGCAGGTCAGCTCATTGTCCACATGGTGGGCAGAGAAGACCTGAAAATGAGTGAAGCCCGTTCCTGTTGCGGCATTGCCTATCCCGAGCTTACCCCCCAGATTTTTTCTTTTAACTCACCTTTGGGCATGTGCCCGGACTGCAACGGCATCGGCACCTTGTTGGCCATTGACCCGGATAAGGTGGTGCCGGATCCCAATCTATCCATCCGTGAGGGTGCGGTGGTCCCCTGGAAAAACTATTTCATCAAGAGTCCACGGTTCAACAATGAAAATTCCTGGGGCAAGGGCCAGCTTCTGGCCATGGAAGAACAATGGGGGATTGATTTCGATATCCCCTGGAAAAAGCTGCCTAAAAAGCACCGGGATATGCTGCTCTACGGCTCAGGGAATAAACAAATGACTGTGAACTGGAACTCCTCAAAGATCCAGGGCAGTTTTTCACGCACCCACGAAGGCCTGATCCACACCCTGATGCGCCGGTACAGAAATACCCAGTCCGAACACCAGAAAAAGTATTATACCAATTTTATGACTGCCGCTGTCTGCCCGACATGTAAAGGGCGGCGGCTGCGGGATGAGATTCTGCATGTCAGAATTAATGAAAAATCCATTATCGATGTCACTGAGATGACCGTAAAAGCGGCCTATCATTTTATCTCTTCCCTTGAGTTGACCGGCAGCAAAAGACTTATTGCCGCTGAACTGCTCAAAGAGATCCGGGATCGTCTAGGCTTCCTGGTGAACGTGGGCCTGGATTATCTCTCTTTGGACCGATCCGGCCCCACACTGTCCGGCGGGGAATCCCAGCGCATCCGTCTGGCCTCCCAGGTGGGGTCTGAATTGACCGGGGTGCTTTATATTCTGGATGAACCCTCCATCGGCCTTCACCAGCGTGACAACATAAAGCTGCTGTCCACATTGAAGCATCTGCGGGATATCGGGAACACCCTGCTCATTGTAGAGCATGACCAGGAGACCATGGAAGCCTCGGACTGGATTGTGGATATCGGCCCGGGTGCCGGCCACCTGGGTGGAGAAATTGTGGCCCAGGGCACACCCGAACAGATCAGAAAAAATCCGGTCTCTCTCACTGGGCAATTTTTAAGCGGACGTGAGACCATTTCCGTACCTGAAAATCGAAGAACACCCAAATCCATGGGCAATAAATGGCTCACCATCCATGGGGCATGTGAAAACAACCTGGCCGATATCACCGCAAAAATTCCTGTGGGACTTTTAACAGCCGTAACCGGCGTGTCCGGGGCGGGTAAATCCACTTTGATCAACCAGATCCTCTACCCGGCCCTGGCGGTAAAACTGCACAAATCCCAGATGAGCGTTGGAAAACATAAAAAAATTACCGGCCTGTCCCATATTAATAAAGTCATCAACATTGACCAGAAACCCATTGGCCGGACCCCACGCAGTAATCCGGCCACATATACCAAGCTGTTTGACCCCATCCGGGACCTGTTTGCCATGCTGCCCGAATCCCAGTCCCGGGGATATAAAAAAGGGAGGTACTCCTTTAATGTCAAAGGCGGCCGGTGCGAGGCCTGCCATGGGGACGGATACATCAAGGTGGAGATGCACTTTTTAGCCGACGTGTTTGTGCCCTGTGATGTCTGCCACGGCAAACGGTTCAACAAATCAACCCTGGAAATCAAGTACAAGGACCACTCCATTGCCGATATATTGGATCTCTCCGTAGTGCAGGCCAGGGAGCTGTTTGACGCCCATCCCAAGATCACCCGAATTCTGGACACGCTGGTGGATGTGGGACTCTCATATATCAAACTGGGCCAGGCCGCCACGACCCTCTCCGGCGGCGAGGCCCAGCGGATCAAACTGGCCCGTGAGCTTGCCCGGAAAGACACCGGTGACACCCTTTATATCCTGGACGAGCCCACCACCGGGCTGCATTTCCAGGATATCCGCATGCTCCTTCAGGTGCTCCAGCGCCTCACCCATGCCGGTAACACCGTGGTCATCATTGAGCATAACCTGGATGTGATCAAAACCGCGGACTGGATTATGGACATTGGCCCCGAGGGTGGCAGCGGCGGGGGCCGAATTGTGGCAGCCGGTCCGCCGGAGGAGGTGACTAAAAATTCGAGTAGCTACACTGGACAGTACTTAATCTCCATCCTTAAACCAGGCAATTACAATCCGGCTTGA
- a CDS encoding radical SAM protein encodes MMSRDYPFEIGVYRPPSEGGSASLLVRFTRNCPWNHCTFCTMYKGKKFNLRPLEEIKADVNAMASLVVDLQAESKALGHGGQVTRDAILALLEKAPSLNQHPGADMLIQWMAVGGKTAFIQDGNSMIMPPQDLIAALTHLKETFPSIERITTYARARTLAQRSLEDLKAIRAAGLDRLHLGLETGDDALLKQIKKGVTADGHIEGGKKAMEAGFQVSEYWMPGLGGKEMTDQHAENTARVLSEVNPHYIRSRPFRPAPGSPMFDQINQGQITLLDPREQLLELRQMIRNLDVTSKVCFDHMGNYWRTASGDLVLHHEYEGYQFPDEKQTVLDRIELGLAFKQAPAQFIL; translated from the coding sequence ATGATGAGCCGAGACTACCCGTTTGAAATAGGTGTATACCGACCGCCCAGTGAAGGGGGCAGCGCGTCCCTGCTGGTTCGTTTTACCCGGAACTGCCCGTGGAACCACTGCACCTTTTGTACGATGTATAAAGGAAAAAAGTTTAACCTGAGACCCCTGGAAGAAATTAAAGCCGACGTCAATGCCATGGCAAGCCTTGTGGTTGATCTCCAGGCCGAATCAAAAGCCCTGGGGCACGGGGGGCAGGTCACCCGGGACGCCATTCTGGCATTGCTTGAAAAAGCTCCGAGCTTAAACCAGCATCCGGGTGCGGACATGCTCATCCAGTGGATGGCTGTCGGTGGAAAGACCGCCTTCATACAGGACGGCAACTCCATGATCATGCCGCCCCAGGATCTGATTGCAGCATTGACTCATCTTAAAGAAACCTTTCCTTCCATCGAAAGAATCACCACCTATGCCAGGGCCCGAACCCTGGCCCAGCGATCCCTTGAGGATCTGAAGGCCATACGCGCAGCAGGTCTTGACCGCCTCCACCTGGGCCTTGAAACCGGAGATGATGCCCTGCTCAAGCAGATTAAAAAGGGGGTAACGGCAGACGGCCATATTGAAGGGGGTAAAAAGGCCATGGAAGCCGGCTTTCAGGTATCGGAATACTGGATGCCCGGCCTTGGGGGCAAGGAGATGACAGATCAGCACGCCGAAAATACCGCCCGGGTGCTCAGTGAGGTCAATCCCCATTATATCCGGTCCCGGCCCTTCAGGCCTGCACCCGGCTCCCCGATGTTTGACCAGATCAACCAGGGGCAGATCACCCTGCTGGATCCCAGAGAGCAGTTACTTGAACTGCGACAGATGATCCGGAACCTGGATGTAACATCCAAGGTTTGTTTTGACCACATGGGTAACTACTGGCGCACAGCATCAGGCGACCTGGTCCTCCACCATGAATATGAAGGATATCAGTTCCCGGATGAAAAACAGACGGTCCTGGACCGCATTGAACTGGGCCTTGCTTTTAAACAGGCACCTGCCCAGTTTATTCTATAG
- a CDS encoding Uma2 family endonuclease, with product MTAQPQEKKRMTSAEYLAMERSALNIKHEYFDGEIFAMVGAKVNHIRVNANLTRKIGNQFETNKSPCEVLPNDMRVKIETGYVYPDIVIHCGKAEFEDNEFDTLTNPIVILEILSESTEAFDRGKKFGFYQALPTLKEYILVSQDEYQVEQFTRSNNGKWEYQSYKSIDQVLKIESVNCELPLSEIYWNIDFEKKD from the coding sequence ATGACCGCGCAACCTCAAGAAAAAAAGAGAATGACATCGGCAGAATACCTGGCAATGGAGCGAAGCGCCCTGAATATCAAACATGAATATTTTGATGGTGAAATATTTGCCATGGTTGGGGCCAAAGTTAATCATATTCGTGTTAATGCTAATCTTACAAGAAAAATAGGGAATCAATTTGAAACCAACAAATCCCCTTGTGAGGTTCTTCCCAACGATATGCGAGTAAAAATTGAAACGGGTTATGTTTACCCCGATATTGTAATTCATTGTGGTAAAGCTGAATTTGAGGACAATGAATTCGATACGTTGACAAATCCGATTGTCATTTTAGAAATTCTTTCAGAATCGACAGAGGCTTTTGATAGGGGCAAAAAATTTGGCTTTTACCAGGCACTTCCAACACTTAAAGAATACATCCTTGTTTCTCAAGATGAATATCAAGTTGAGCAGTTTACACGCAGTAATAATGGTAAATGGGAATATCAATCCTATAAGAGTATAGATCAAGTTTTAAAAATCGAATCGGTTAATTGTGAATTGCCACTGTCTGAAATTTATTGGAACATTGATTTTGAAAAAAAAGATTAA
- a CDS encoding CerR family C-terminal domain-containing protein, with protein sequence MTKKDNTPEPGTKERLLEAAIDVFGRHGFDSATTRMIAKAGNVNIAAIPYYFGGKGGLYQAAINHIADHIKNEAGDLFERIDGMTFNQEDGPQQARELIQAVLERFINFIVGSEQGPRFSRIILREQMFPSPAYDTIFEGFLKPILHALSTLIMAASGESDPRQATFKAMTLMGQVIIFRVARETIVRGLDLDGYSPEELEEIRRVVVANALAITATPTE encoded by the coding sequence GTGACAAAAAAAGATAATACACCAGAACCCGGGACCAAAGAGCGGTTACTTGAAGCCGCCATCGACGTATTCGGCAGGCACGGCTTTGATTCGGCCACCACCCGGATGATTGCCAAAGCAGGCAACGTCAACATTGCCGCCATTCCCTATTATTTCGGCGGCAAGGGTGGTCTTTACCAGGCTGCCATTAACCATATTGCCGACCATATCAAAAATGAAGCCGGGGATCTGTTCGAACGAATTGACGGGATGACCTTCAACCAGGAAGACGGTCCCCAGCAGGCCCGGGAATTGATCCAGGCCGTTCTTGAACGATTCATTAATTTTATTGTCGGTTCGGAACAAGGCCCACGGTTTTCCAGGATCATCCTGCGGGAGCAGATGTTCCCAAGTCCTGCCTATGACACTATTTTTGAAGGGTTCCTCAAACCGATACTCCATGCATTATCCACGTTGATTATGGCGGCATCCGGAGAATCTGATCCCAGGCAGGCAACATTCAAAGCCATGACGCTTATGGGCCAGGTGATCATTTTCCGGGTGGCCCGGGAGACCATTGTTCGGGGGCTCGATCTTGACGGCTATTCCCCGGAAGAACTGGAAGAAATCCGCCGGGTGGTTGTAGCCAATGCCCTGGCAATTACTGCAACACCAACCGAATAG
- a CDS encoding efflux RND transporter periplasmic adaptor subunit, whose product MKKIFPAIILIVAAAGAFMYWQNQNEKQDENAGAFKIYGTIDIRDTALAFTEQERIETVLVEEGMRVKKGQVLAKLRTTKLDAAIKALQARIAAQQETVAKLEAGNRSQEIDQARSEVQAARARVENVTRNVKRLKATSRSGATSIQNYDDAKALLKVERAQLSASQKALDLLIEGPRKEDIAAARHQLDALVADLDQLQVRLSDMTLAAPADGTIQSRILEQGELAGPSKPAFVLALSDPKWVRAYIPEPMLGKINVGMTARIFTDTLPDQPLDGWVGFISPVAEFTPRAVATEDLRTQLVYETRVFVKDSEDILRLGTPVTVTVNENQPQARPAD is encoded by the coding sequence ATGAAAAAGATATTCCCTGCCATTATACTTATTGTTGCGGCAGCCGGAGCTTTCATGTATTGGCAGAATCAGAATGAAAAACAGGATGAAAATGCCGGCGCCTTCAAAATTTACGGTACCATTGATATTCGTGACACAGCTCTTGCGTTCACTGAACAGGAGCGGATTGAAACGGTGCTGGTCGAAGAGGGCATGCGTGTGAAAAAAGGCCAGGTGCTGGCAAAATTGCGCACCACAAAGCTTGATGCCGCCATAAAGGCGCTGCAGGCCAGGATTGCGGCCCAGCAGGAGACTGTGGCCAAGCTGGAAGCGGGCAATAGGTCCCAGGAGATTGACCAGGCCCGATCCGAGGTGCAGGCTGCCAGGGCCCGGGTGGAGAATGTCACCCGAAACGTGAAGCGCCTCAAAGCCACCTCTCGGTCCGGGGCCACCAGTATTCAGAACTATGATGATGCAAAAGCCCTGCTAAAGGTTGAAAGAGCCCAGTTATCGGCAAGCCAAAAAGCCCTGGATCTGCTCATCGAAGGCCCGCGCAAAGAGGATATCGCTGCGGCCCGCCACCAGCTTGATGCCCTTGTGGCAGACCTTGACCAGCTCCAGGTACGCCTGTCCGACATGACCCTGGCCGCCCCTGCCGACGGTACCATCCAGTCCAGAATCCTTGAACAGGGAGAGCTTGCAGGGCCGTCCAAGCCCGCTTTTGTTTTGGCGCTTAGTGATCCTAAATGGGTGCGGGCATATATCCCTGAGCCCATGCTGGGGAAAATTAATGTAGGCATGACCGCCCGGATTTTTACAGATACGTTACCTGATCAGCCCCTGGATGGATGGGTGGGGTTTATTTCACCGGTGGCGGAATTTACCCCTCGGGCAGTGGCAACTGAAGACCTTCGAACCCAGCTGGTGTACGAAACCCGGGTGTTTGTAAAAGACTCGGAGGATATTTTGCGTCTGGGCACCCCCGTGACCGTGACCGTTAATGAAAATCAGCCCCAGGCACGGCCTGCAGATTGA
- a CDS encoding ATP-binding cassette domain-containing protein, with the protein MNSSVALPIKDTGVESAPLMHADGICKTFDTPGGKKIPALDGISLKIFQGQVTGLVGADGAGKTTLIRIAAGLLVPTHGQMTLLGLDTVDHSLEIQSRVGYMPQKFGLYQDLTVIENLRLYADLQGVALKLRHDRFDRLLAMTDLAPYTKRRAGALSGGMKQKLGLACALVKSPELLLLDEPTVGVDPVSRRELWKIVYDLVEKERIGVLVSTAYLDEAQRCDQVKVLHQGRLLAQGSPDDFTAGMQGRVFLAAPDEQMRGRQIYTRLAGQEGIADTTIRSGRVRVVVDRSLSPENDNTLDAGKQKIATLLNRPGDTITPAAPTFEDAFMALVPKGDAQLHTSSSTLTTPWGAEPSSRDEAAVTTNSLCKKFGDFTAVSNLTLDVRQGEIFGLLGPNGAGKSTTFRMLCGLLPATSGEIRVAGRNLRKARAKARARLGYMAQQFSLYGQLSVAENFKFFGRAYGLFGNRLKERMAWAFAEFGLGDWQDKPAGALPGGYKQRLSMATALLHEPDILFLDEPTSGVDPFARREFWLRINGFAEQGVTVIVTTHFMEEAEYCDRMVIISRGKTLAMGTPGEIRGLARTQENPAPTMDDAFIVLSQGDRS; encoded by the coding sequence ATGAACAGCAGCGTGGCATTGCCAATAAAGGATACAGGCGTTGAAAGCGCTCCCCTGATGCATGCGGACGGCATATGCAAAACCTTTGACACCCCAGGCGGTAAAAAAATCCCGGCCCTGGACGGCATCAGCCTCAAAATTTTCCAAGGCCAGGTGACCGGCCTAGTGGGCGCGGACGGTGCGGGAAAAACCACCCTTATCCGCATTGCCGCAGGGCTTTTGGTGCCCACGCACGGTCAAATGACCCTGCTGGGCCTGGACACTGTGGACCACAGTCTGGAAATCCAGAGCCGTGTGGGGTATATGCCCCAGAAATTCGGTTTGTACCAGGACCTGACCGTCATCGAAAATTTAAGACTTTATGCGGATCTCCAGGGGGTTGCCTTAAAACTGCGGCATGACCGTTTTGACAGGCTCCTTGCCATGACCGATCTGGCGCCGTATACCAAAAGACGGGCCGGGGCGCTTTCCGGGGGCATGAAGCAGAAACTGGGCCTGGCCTGTGCTCTGGTGAAATCCCCTGAATTGCTACTCCTGGACGAACCCACCGTGGGGGTGGATCCGGTCTCCCGGCGGGAGCTGTGGAAAATCGTTTATGACCTGGTGGAAAAGGAGCGGATCGGGGTTCTGGTCTCCACGGCGTACCTGGATGAGGCACAACGCTGCGACCAGGTTAAAGTGCTCCATCAGGGACGCCTTTTGGCCCAGGGCAGTCCGGACGACTTTACCGCCGGAATGCAGGGCCGGGTATTCCTTGCCGCCCCGGACGAACAGATGCGGGGCAGACAGATTTACACCCGGCTGGCAGGCCAGGAAGGTATTGCAGACACCACCATCCGGTCCGGGCGGGTGCGGGTGGTGGTTGACAGATCGTTATCCCCGGAAAATGACAATACCCTGGACGCTGGAAAGCAAAAGATTGCAACCTTGCTGAATCGTCCGGGCGACACAATAACACCGGCAGCTCCGACTTTCGAAGATGCGTTTATGGCTCTGGTTCCAAAGGGAGATGCCCAGCTGCACACCTCTTCGTCGACTCTGACAACCCCATGGGGTGCGGAACCGTCTTCCAGGGATGAAGCGGCAGTTACAACAAACAGTTTATGCAAAAAGTTTGGGGATTTTACAGCGGTTTCCAATCTTACCCTTGATGTCCGCCAAGGCGAAATTTTCGGATTACTCGGTCCCAACGGCGCGGGGAAAAGCACCACATTTCGCATGCTGTGCGGACTTTTACCCGCCACATCCGGGGAAATCCGGGTGGCAGGCCGCAATCTGCGGAAAGCTCGCGCCAAAGCCAGGGCGCGTTTAGGATATATGGCCCAGCAGTTTTCGCTTTACGGCCAACTCAGCGTGGCGGAGAATTTTAAATTTTTCGGCAGGGCATATGGGCTTTTCGGCAACCGGCTCAAAGAGAGAATGGCCTGGGCCTTTGCCGAATTCGGGCTGGGCGATTGGCAGGATAAACCGGCCGGGGCGCTTCCCGGCGGATACAAACAGCGTCTTTCCATGGCCACGGCCCTGCTCCACGAGCCCGACATCCTGTTTTTGGATGAGCCCACTTCCGGGGTGGACCCCTTTGCACGGCGTGAGTTCTGGCTGCGCATCAACGGGTTTGCCGAACAGGGGGTGACTGTTATCGTCACCACCCATTTTATGGAAGAGGCCGAATACTGCGACCGCATGGTTATCATCAGCCGGGGAAAAACCCTGGCCATGGGCACACCGGGGGAAATCCGCGGTCTGGCCCGGACTCAGGAAAACCCGGCCCCCACCATGGATGATGCGTTTATCGTTCTTTCCCAGGGAGACCGGTCATGA
- a CDS encoding ABC transporter permease, which produces MNRFFMRLFGVLRKETLQILRDPSSIILALVMPLALLIIFGYGVSLDAEHVPMVLVNQDSGVMSRELAARFAGSANFKITTAESMAQAQALVLAHKAEGIILIQNNFTAIAEGAAAGGKRAPVQLIINGTDANRARLIEGYMKTIGAKWASVRVARGQTAAVPPVSISPRIWFNEAAISRYFLIPGLITLIMTLIGILLTALVIAREWERGTMEAMLVTPLRKIDILLGKTLPYYFLGMFGMGLSVVVGTTLFGVPFRGSVGALVGLSSLFMLTCLGFGLFLSAAIRIQFVAAQTSIMAGYLPAFFLSGLIFDLESTPKFIQFISYLFPARYFVTIAHTLFAAGDVWPVLLPNALVLAFMALLFLGLAFRKISKRLE; this is translated from the coding sequence ATGAACCGATTTTTTATGCGCCTTTTCGGGGTGCTGCGCAAGGAGACCCTTCAGATTTTACGGGACCCCAGCTCCATTATCCTGGCCTTGGTGATGCCCCTGGCGTTGCTGATCATTTTCGGATATGGGGTGAGTTTAGATGCCGAACATGTCCCCATGGTCCTTGTCAATCAAGATAGTGGTGTAATGTCCCGGGAACTTGCAGCACGTTTTGCCGGTTCCGCCAATTTCAAAATAACGACTGCCGAGAGCATGGCACAGGCGCAAGCCCTTGTTCTGGCGCACAAGGCCGAAGGCATTATCCTTATACAAAATAATTTTACGGCAATAGCAGAAGGTGCTGCTGCAGGAGGCAAGAGAGCCCCGGTTCAGTTGATCATCAACGGCACCGACGCCAACCGTGCCCGGCTCATTGAAGGCTATATGAAAACCATTGGCGCCAAATGGGCATCCGTACGGGTGGCCCGGGGACAAACTGCTGCAGTTCCCCCGGTATCCATATCCCCGCGCATCTGGTTCAATGAGGCCGCCATCAGCCGGTATTTTTTGATTCCGGGCCTGATTACTTTGATCATGACGCTCATCGGAATCCTGCTCACGGCCCTGGTCATTGCCCGGGAGTGGGAACGCGGTACCATGGAAGCCATGCTGGTGACGCCCTTGCGAAAAATTGATATCCTGTTGGGCAAAACCTTGCCCTATTATTTTCTTGGCATGTTCGGCATGGGGCTGTCCGTGGTGGTGGGCACGACGCTTTTCGGTGTGCCGTTCCGGGGATCTGTGGGGGCGCTTGTGGGCTTGAGTTCCCTGTTCATGCTAACCTGTCTTGGGTTCGGCCTTTTTCTTTCGGCGGCCATCCGCATCCAGTTTGTGGCGGCCCAAACTTCTATCATGGCGGGGTATCTGCCGGCATTTTTTCTCTCCGGCCTGATATTTGATCTTGAATCCACACCGAAATTCATTCAGTTCATCAGCTATCTTTTTCCGGCCCGGTATTTTGTGACCATTGCCCATACCCTCTTTGCCGCCGGGGATGTCTGGCCCGTGCTGCTGCCCAATGCTCTGGTGCTGGCATTCATGGCATTGCTGTTCCTGGGGCTTGCATTTCGCAAAATATCGAAGCGACTGGAGTAA